Proteins encoded within one genomic window of bacterium:
- a CDS encoding 30S ribosomal protein S1: MENHTNEQISKMLESSFVTPKEGDIVKATIIKRSKNGVLLNLGLKAEGFLPFEEFTVPADAVESKEVFVFLEAYEDRDGFPVISKKKADFQLAWDKIRHLYENGELTMATVRKRIKGGFAVDLLGVEAFLPSSQIEFKAQSEPDAMLGQTVGVKIVKINMMRKNIVVSRRMAMEEEQEKSRKKIFSKVKSGDIIDGTVRNLTDYGAFIDIGGVDALLHISDLSWVKVTHPGEIVKVNDRIKVKVLLMDKATGRISVGLKQLSPHPWEAIENKYPTGTKIKGRVTKVVDYGAFVELEKDVEGFVHVSEISWSKDVTVPGEMLKVGDVVEAVILSVDREERKIFLGMKQTQPDPWSMVEEMFQVGQKVTAKVTNLKDFGAFVRLPDGIEGLIHVNDFFWDKKVKKASDYLKKGQRVEAVIRSIDRKNRKISLSIKHTKEDPFTKFAEKFTEGAKTTGKVSDILPKGLRVILEDGLEEFIPSKYLGRRTKKPKDNYKLGEEIEVTIKKINPKLRRIILSEKEPVKAAPRKKDESVKQFTEKYDKFTIADIIGAQKLEEEKEEPEEEDTEQEEQDTEEENQEEK; this comes from the coding sequence ATGGAGAACCATACTAATGAGCAGATCAGCAAGATGTTGGAATCGTCGTTCGTCACACCCAAAGAAGGTGACATTGTAAAAGCCACGATCATAAAGCGTTCAAAGAACGGAGTTCTGCTAAACCTTGGGTTGAAAGCCGAAGGTTTTTTACCTTTTGAAGAATTTACGGTCCCCGCGGACGCGGTGGAAAGCAAAGAAGTTTTTGTTTTTCTCGAAGCGTATGAAGACCGGGATGGATTTCCCGTTATCTCAAAGAAAAAAGCGGATTTCCAGCTTGCCTGGGATAAGATCCGCCACCTGTACGAGAACGGCGAGCTTACCATGGCAACGGTCCGTAAACGGATCAAGGGCGGTTTCGCGGTCGACCTGCTTGGCGTCGAGGCGTTCCTGCCCAGCTCTCAGATAGAATTTAAGGCGCAGTCTGAGCCCGATGCGATGCTGGGCCAGACCGTCGGGGTCAAGATCGTCAAGATCAACATGATGCGCAAGAATATCGTGGTCTCCCGGCGCATGGCGATGGAAGAAGAACAGGAAAAAAGCCGGAAGAAGATCTTCAGCAAAGTTAAGTCCGGCGACATCATCGATGGCACGGTCCGCAACCTCACCGACTACGGTGCCTTCATCGACATCGGCGGTGTGGACGCGCTCCTGCACATCAGCGATCTTTCATGGGTCAAGGTGACCCATCCCGGCGAGATCGTAAAGGTCAACGACCGCATCAAGGTCAAAGTACTTCTTATGGATAAAGCCACGGGCAGGATCTCGGTCGGCCTTAAGCAGCTTTCGCCGCACCCGTGGGAAGCGATCGAGAACAAATACCCGACCGGCACCAAGATCAAGGGCAGAGTGACCAAGGTCGTAGACTACGGCGCATTCGTGGAACTCGAGAAAGACGTCGAGGGGTTCGTTCATGTCTCCGAAATATCATGGTCAAAGGACGTCACTGTTCCCGGCGAAATGCTCAAGGTCGGTGATGTAGTCGAAGCCGTGATCCTTTCAGTGGACCGTGAAGAACGCAAGATCTTCCTGGGTATGAAACAGACCCAGCCTGATCCCTGGTCCATGGTTGAAGAGATGTTCCAGGTCGGACAGAAAGTCACCGCCAAAGTCACGAATCTTAAGGATTTTGGCGCGTTCGTGCGCCTGCCCGACGGCATCGAGGGACTGATCCATGTCAATGACTTCTTCTGGGACAAGAAAGTCAAAAAAGCGTCGGATTACCTGAAAAAGGGACAGCGCGTGGAAGCGGTGATCCGCTCGATCGACCGGAAAAACCGAAAGATCTCGCTGAGCATCAAGCATACCAAGGAAGACCCATTCACGAAATTCGCGGAAAAATTCACCGAGGGCGCAAAGACCACGGGTAAGGTCAGCGATATCCTACCCAAGGGCCTGCGCGTCATCCTGGAAGATGGCCTGGAGGAATTCATTCCCTCCAAGTATCTCGGCCGGCGGACCAAGAAACCCAAGGATAATTACAAGCTGGGCGAAGAGATCGAAGTCACCATTAAAAAGATCAATCCGAAACTGCGCCGCATCATTCTCAGCGAGAAAGAGCCGGTAAAGGCCGCGCCCAGGAAAAAGGACGAATCGGTAAAGCAGTTCACCGAAAAGTACGATAAGTTCACGATCGCCGACATCATCGGCGCCCAGAAACTCGAGGAAGAAAAAGAAGAACCCGAGGAAGAA